From the genome of Takifugu flavidus isolate HTHZ2018 unplaced genomic scaffold, ASM371156v2 ctg868, whole genome shotgun sequence, one region includes:
- the LOC130521317 gene encoding homeodomain-interacting protein kinase 2-like: MALHHLKTFRIIHMDIKPENVMIVDHHEKPLQVKLVDFGGAQMSGNIDFETLMFTKMYSSPEVLLESEMNEALDMWSLGVTAFKLAVGTDLFPYSRRYSIINSVVKILGQPPDHVLDKGQQTEEFFNRRTNDHPRWTIKTAEEYGISEKEEDFSCFDDVVGMLSVQQEHATGLDLFMDLIKNMLQVDPNQRITPVEALQHPFFNVKEEAASKKPCLENIKLTNYAVDQLEKPELVPPETVVSQENPAEVQPDNSGEDQLNDGFQTGDNTLNYTCFVNTLRTVGHALALPKRTEKFDWFGWF, encoded by the coding sequence ATGGCTCTTCATCATTTAAAAACCTTCAGGATTATACATATGGACATTAAACCAGAAAATGTCATGATTGTGGACCACCATGAAAAACCACTGCAAGTAAAGTTAGTGGACTTTGGTGGGGCCCAGATGTCCGGTAATATTGACTTTGAGACCTTAATGTTCACCAAGATGTACAGCTCTCCAGAGGTACTCCTGGAGTCTGAAATGAATGAGGCTTTGGACATGTGGTCTTTGGGGGTTACTGCTTTCAAACTGGCTGTCGGAACTGATCTATTTCCATACAGTAGGCGGTACAGTATAATAAATTCTGTGGTCAAAATTTTGGGACAGCCACCAGACCATGTACTGGACAAGGGCCAGCAAACTGAAGAATTCTTCAATAGAAGAACAAATGATCATCCAAGGTGGACAATTAAGACAGCAGAAGAGTACGGGATcagtgaaaaagaggaggactTCAGCTGTTTTGATGATGTTGTGGGGATGCTATCAGTTCAGCAAGAACATGCAACTGGTCTGGACCTGTTTATGGATCTCATCAAAAACATGCTGCAGGTCGACCCCAACCAGCGAATTACGCCCGTGGAGGCTCTACAGCATCCGTTCTTCAATGTAAAAGAGGAAGCTGCTTCAAAGAAACCATGTCTGGAGAACATTAAGCTGACAAACTATGCAGtggaccagctggaaaaacctgAACTTGTCCCACCAGAGACAGTTGTCTCTCAGGAGAACCCTGCAGAGGTCCAGCCAGACAACTCTGGAGAAGACCAGCTGAATGATGGGTTCCAGACAGGGGACAACACCTTGAATTATACCTGCTTTGTCAATACCCTAAGGACGGTTGGACATGCATTGGCCCTTcctaaaaggacagaaaagtttGACTGGTTTGGCTGGTTTTAA